A single Pseudomonas sp. HN11 DNA region contains:
- a CDS encoding heme ABC transporter permease: MNWTWFHKLGSPKWFYGISGKLLPWLSVAAVLLIGIGLVWGLAFAPPDYQQGNSFRIIYIHVPAAMLAQSCYVMLAVCGIVGLVWKMKLADVALQCAAPIGAWMTAVALVTGAIWGKPTWGSWWVWDARLTSMLILLFLYFGLIALGNAISNRDSAAKACAVLAIVGVINIPIIKYSVEWWSTLHQGATFTLTEKPAMPVEMWAPLLLMVLGFYCFFGAVLLMRMRLEVLKREARASWVKAEVQNSLGARA, encoded by the coding sequence ATGAACTGGACCTGGTTTCACAAGCTCGGCTCGCCCAAATGGTTCTATGGCATCAGCGGCAAGCTGTTGCCGTGGTTGAGCGTCGCCGCCGTGTTGCTGATCGGCATCGGCCTGGTCTGGGGCCTGGCCTTCGCGCCGCCGGACTACCAGCAAGGCAACAGCTTTCGCATCATCTATATCCACGTTCCCGCCGCGATGCTGGCCCAGTCCTGCTATGTAATGCTGGCGGTGTGCGGCATCGTCGGCCTGGTGTGGAAGATGAAACTCGCGGACGTGGCCCTGCAATGCGCCGCGCCCATCGGTGCGTGGATGACCGCCGTCGCGCTGGTCACCGGCGCGATCTGGGGCAAACCGACCTGGGGTTCGTGGTGGGTGTGGGATGCGCGACTAACGTCCATGTTGATCCTGCTGTTCTTGTACTTCGGTCTGATTGCCCTGGGCAACGCGATCAGCAATCGTGACAGCGCCGCCAAGGCCTGCGCGGTGCTGGCGATTGTTGGCGTGATCAACATTCCAATCATCAAATACTCGGTGGAGTGGTGGAGCACCCTGCACCAGGGAGCGACGTTTACCCTCACCGAAAAACCGGCGATGCCTGTGGAAATGTGGGCGCCGCTGCTGTTGATGGTGCTGGGGTTCTACTGCTTCTTCGGCGCCGTGCTGCTGATGCGCATGCGCCTCGAAGTGCTCAAGCGTGAAGCCCGCGCGAGCTGGGTCAAGGCCGAAGTGCAAAACAGCCTGGGAGCGCGCGCATGA
- the ccmD gene encoding heme exporter protein CcmD encodes MSFASFSDFLAMGHHGLYVWTAYGICLAVLALNVAAPILARKRYLQQEARRLRRETEK; translated from the coding sequence ATGAGTTTTGCTTCTTTCAGCGATTTTCTCGCCATGGGCCATCACGGCCTTTACGTCTGGACGGCCTATGGCATCTGCCTGGCGGTGCTGGCCCTTAACGTCGCCGCGCCGATCCTGGCCCGCAAGCGTTACCTGCAACAAGAGGCGCGTCGTCTGCGCCGGGAGACCGAAAAGTGA
- the ccmE gene encoding cytochrome c maturation protein CcmE, translating to MNPLRRKRLLIIFAILAGVGIAVALALSALQQNINLFYTPTQIANGEAPVDTRIRAGGMVEKGSLKRSGDSLDVTFVVTDFNKAVTITYRGILPDLFREGQGIVALGKLNADGVVVADEVLAKHDEKYMPPEVTKALKDSGQSAPTPAKEG from the coding sequence GTGAATCCGCTGCGTAGAAAACGTCTGTTGATCATCTTTGCCATCCTGGCTGGCGTCGGCATTGCCGTGGCCCTGGCCTTGAGTGCCCTGCAGCAGAACATCAACCTGTTCTATACCCCGACCCAGATCGCCAATGGCGAAGCGCCGGTGGACACGCGCATTCGTGCTGGCGGCATGGTGGAGAAGGGCTCCTTGAAGCGTTCCGGTGATTCCCTCGACGTTACTTTCGTGGTCACCGACTTCAACAAGGCCGTGACCATCACTTACCGCGGCATCCTCCCGGACCTGTTCCGCGAAGGCCAGGGCATCGTCGCCCTGGGCAAGCTCAATGCCGACGGCGTGGTGGTGGCCGATGAAGTGCTGGCCAAGCACGATGAGAAATACATGCCGCCCGAAGTGACCAAGGCCCTGAAAGACAGCGGCCAGTCAGCCCCAACACCTGCCAAGGAGGGCTAA
- a CDS encoding heme lyase CcmF/NrfE family subunit has protein sequence MTSTLFIPELGQLAMILALCFAVVQAVVPLLGAWRGDRLWMSLAQPAAWGQFAFLLFAFGCLTYAFMTDDFSVAYVANNSNSALPWYYKFSAVWGAHEGSLLLWALILGGWTFAVSVFSRQLPQVMLARVLAVMGMISIGFLLFLIMTSNPFSRILPQIPVDGHDLNPLLQDIGLIVHPPMLYMGYVGFSVAFAFAIAALLGGRLDAAWARWSRPWTIVAWAFLGIGITLGSWWAYYELGWGGWWFWDPVENASFMPWLVGTALIHSLAVTEKRGVFKSWTVLLAIAAFSLSLLGTFLVRSGVLTSVHAFASDPERGVFILIFLLFVVGGSLTLFALRAPVVKSQVGFNLWSRETLLLGNNLVLVVAASMILLGTLYPLVLDALSGAKLSVGPPYFNALFIPLMGLLMVVMAVGVLVRWKDTPVKWLVGMLMPVLLGSVALAVIAGFAYGDFNWAVLATFLLAAWVLLAGVRDIFDKTRHKGLIKGLPSLTRSYWGMQIAHIGIAVCALGVVLSSQNSAERDLRLAPDESMDLAGYHFIFEGARHFEGPNFTSDKGTVRVVRNGKEIAVLHPEKRLYTVQSSMMTEAGIDAGFTRDLYVALGEPLGDGAWAVRVHVKPFVRWIWFGGLLTGFGGLLAALDRRYRVKVKSRVREALGLQGAAV, from the coding sequence ATGACGTCCACACTGTTTATTCCGGAGCTGGGCCAATTGGCGATGATTCTCGCCCTGTGTTTTGCCGTCGTGCAGGCCGTGGTGCCGTTGCTCGGCGCCTGGCGCGGCGACCGCCTGTGGATGAGCCTGGCGCAGCCGGCAGCCTGGGGGCAATTTGCGTTTCTGCTGTTTGCATTTGGCTGCCTGACCTACGCCTTTATGACCGACGACTTTTCCGTCGCCTACGTAGCCAATAACTCCAATAGCGCGCTGCCCTGGTACTACAAGTTCAGCGCCGTGTGGGGCGCCCACGAAGGTTCGCTGCTGCTATGGGCATTGATCCTCGGCGGTTGGACGTTTGCCGTGTCGGTGTTCTCGCGCCAACTGCCGCAAGTGATGCTGGCGCGGGTGCTGGCGGTGATGGGCATGATCAGCATCGGCTTCCTGCTGTTCCTGATCATGACCTCCAACCCGTTCAGTCGTATTCTGCCGCAGATTCCGGTGGATGGGCATGACCTCAATCCGCTGTTGCAGGACATCGGCCTGATCGTGCACCCGCCGATGCTCTACATGGGTTACGTGGGGTTCTCGGTGGCCTTCGCCTTTGCCATCGCCGCCTTGCTCGGCGGGCGCCTCGATGCGGCCTGGGCGCGCTGGTCGCGGCCGTGGACCATCGTCGCCTGGGCGTTCCTCGGGATTGGTATCACGCTTGGCTCCTGGTGGGCTTATTACGAACTTGGCTGGGGCGGCTGGTGGTTCTGGGACCCGGTGGAAAACGCCTCCTTCATGCCTTGGCTGGTGGGCACGGCGCTGATTCACTCGTTGGCCGTCACTGAAAAGCGCGGCGTATTCAAGAGCTGGACCGTGTTGCTGGCCATCGCGGCGTTTTCCCTCAGCCTGCTCGGCACCTTCCTGGTGCGTTCAGGCGTGTTGACGTCGGTGCATGCGTTTGCCTCCGACCCGGAGCGCGGCGTGTTCATCCTGATCTTCCTGCTGTTTGTGGTCGGCGGCTCCCTGACGTTGTTTGCGTTGCGCGCGCCAGTGGTCAAGAGCCAGGTCGGTTTCAACCTGTGGTCGCGGGAAACCCTGTTGCTGGGCAATAACCTGGTGCTGGTGGTGGCGGCGTCGATGATCCTGCTCGGCACGCTCTACCCATTGGTGTTGGATGCCCTGAGCGGCGCCAAGCTGTCCGTCGGCCCGCCGTATTTCAACGCGTTGTTCATTCCATTGATGGGCCTGTTGATGGTGGTGATGGCCGTGGGCGTGCTGGTGCGCTGGAAAGACACCCCGGTAAAATGGCTCGTGGGCATGCTGATGCCGGTGCTGCTGGGCAGCGTGGCCTTGGCGGTGATCGCCGGATTTGCCTACGGCGACTTCAACTGGGCGGTGCTCGCGACCTTTCTGCTCGCTGCCTGGGTATTGCTGGCCGGCGTGCGCGACATTTTCGACAAGACTCGTCACAAAGGCCTGATCAAAGGGCTGCCAAGCCTGACTCGCAGCTATTGGGGCATGCAGATCGCCCACATCGGCATCGCCGTGTGCGCTCTGGGCGTGGTGCTGTCCAGCCAGAACAGCGCCGAGCGCGACCTGCGCCTGGCGCCGGACGAGTCCATGGACCTGGCCGGTTATCACTTCATCTTTGAAGGCGCCAGGCACTTCGAAGGGCCGAACTTCACGTCAGATAAAGGCACCGTTCGTGTCGTGCGCAACGGCAAGGAAATCGCCGTGCTGCACCCGGAAAAACGCCTGTACACCGTGCAGAGTTCAATGATGACCGAAGCGGGTATCGACGCCGGTTTCACTCGCGACCTGTATGTGGCGCTGGGTGAACCCTTGGGCGACGGCGCCTGGGCGGTACGTGTGCATGTGAAACCGTTCGTGCGCTGGATCTGGTTCGGCGGCTTGCTCACCGGTTTCGGTGGTTTGCTGGCCGCGCTGGACCGGCGTTATCGGGTCAAGGTCAAGAGCCGGGTGCGTGAAGCCCTCGGCCTGCAAGGAGCGGCGGTATGA
- a CDS encoding DsbE family thiol:disulfide interchange protein has protein sequence MKRWLMVVPLALFLVVAVFLYRGLYLDPAELPSAMIGKPFPAFSLPTVQGDKTLTQADLLGKPALVNVWGTWCISCRVEHPVLNKLAEQGVVIYGINYKDDNPAALKWLAEFHNPYQLDIRDEDGNLGLNLGVYGAPETFFIDAKGVIRDKYVGVIDEVVWREQLAAKYQALVDEAKP, from the coding sequence ATGAAACGTTGGTTGATGGTTGTGCCGCTGGCGTTGTTTTTGGTGGTCGCCGTGTTCCTGTATCGCGGGCTGTATCTGGACCCGGCCGAGCTGCCCTCTGCGATGATCGGCAAACCGTTCCCGGCGTTTTCGCTGCCGACCGTGCAGGGTGACAAAACCCTGACTCAGGCCGACCTGCTGGGCAAACCGGCGCTGGTCAATGTGTGGGGCACCTGGTGCATTTCCTGCCGTGTCGAACACCCGGTGCTGAACAAGCTGGCCGAGCAGGGCGTGGTGATCTACGGCATCAACTACAAGGATGACAACCCAGCGGCCTTGAAGTGGCTGGCTGAGTTCCACAACCCGTACCAGCTGGATATCCGCGATGAAGACGGCAACCTCGGTTTGAACCTCGGCGTGTACGGCGCCCCGGAAACCTTCTTCATCGATGCCAAAGGCGTGATCCGCGACAAGTACGTCGGCGTGATCGACGAGGTGGTGTGGCGCGAGCAACTGGCCGCCAAGTACCAGGCGCTGGTCGATGAGGCCAAGCCATGA
- a CDS encoding cytochrome c-type biogenesis protein, producing the protein MKRLIAAVVLALGLAGVAHAAIDTYEFAKDGDRERFRELTKELRCPKCQNQDIADSNAPIAADLRKEIFRMLGEGKDNQQIIDFMVDRYGDFVRYRPALNGKTALLWFGPAGLLLAGVVVMAVIVRRRRAAPTDGSDALSPEERKRLDQLLDTKTDD; encoded by the coding sequence ATGAAGCGTCTGATAGCCGCTGTGGTGCTGGCGCTGGGGTTGGCCGGCGTCGCCCACGCCGCCATCGACACCTACGAATTCGCCAAGGACGGTGACCGCGAGCGCTTTCGCGAATTGACCAAGGAACTGCGCTGCCCCAAGTGCCAGAACCAGGACATCGCCGACTCCAACGCGCCCATCGCCGCCGACCTGCGCAAAGAGATCTTCCGCATGCTGGGGGAGGGCAAGGACAACCAGCAGATCATCGACTTCATGGTCGACCGCTACGGTGATTTCGTGCGCTACAGGCCGGCCCTCAACGGCAAGACCGCGCTGCTCTGGTTCGGTCCTGCGGGGCTGTTGCTGGCGGGTGTGGTGGTGATGGCCGTGATCGTGCGCCGCCGTCGCGCTGCGCCGACCGATGGTTCCGACGCGCTGTCCCCTGAGGAGCGTAAACGCCTCGACCAATTGCTGGACACCAAGACTGATGATTGA
- the ccmI gene encoding c-type cytochrome biogenesis protein CcmI — protein sequence MIDFWLAAGLLLLIALSFLLIPVLRGRRAQREEDRTALNVALYQERVAELQVQQDEGVLNAAQLDTGRAEAARELLADTEGVEKPRESRLGKPLPFLAAFLVPVLGVALYLHYGASDKVELTREFSQPPVSMEDMTHRLERAAAAQPDSPEGLYFLGRAYMAQDRSADAAKVFERTVALAGRQPELLGQWAQAQYFADNKQWSPKIQALTDEALKLDPKEVTSLGLLGIAAFEGQRYQEAIDYWNRLLAQLPPEDNSRAALQGGIDRAAEKLKESGGTVAQKAVMKVRVDLSAAAKAKALPTDSVFIFARAVSGPPAPLAAKRVTVAELPITVELGDADAMMPQLKLSNFPEVQLVARISRAGVPTAGEWIGRSHPLASTTTALQLLTIDSPDK from the coding sequence ATGATTGATTTCTGGCTCGCAGCCGGCTTGCTGCTTCTGATTGCCCTGAGTTTCCTGCTGATCCCTGTACTGCGCGGGCGCCGTGCCCAGCGCGAAGAGGACCGCACCGCGCTGAACGTGGCGCTCTACCAAGAGCGTGTCGCCGAGCTGCAAGTGCAGCAGGACGAAGGCGTGCTCAACGCAGCACAACTCGACACTGGCCGCGCCGAGGCGGCGCGTGAATTGCTGGCTGACACGGAAGGCGTGGAAAAACCCCGCGAATCGCGCCTGGGCAAGCCGTTGCCATTCCTGGCGGCGTTTCTGGTGCCTGTCCTGGGGGTGGCGCTGTACCTGCATTACGGGGCCAGCGACAAGGTGGAACTGACCCGCGAATTCTCCCAGCCGCCAGTGTCCATGGAAGACATGACCCACCGCCTGGAACGCGCTGCCGCCGCCCAGCCGGATTCGCCGGAAGGCCTGTACTTCCTTGGCCGTGCCTACATGGCCCAGGATCGCTCCGCCGATGCCGCCAAAGTGTTCGAACGCACCGTGGCCCTGGCCGGGCGCCAGCCGGAGCTGCTCGGCCAGTGGGCGCAAGCCCAGTATTTCGCCGACAACAAACAGTGGTCGCCCAAGATTCAGGCGCTGACCGATGAAGCCTTGAAGCTGGATCCGAAGGAAGTCACCAGCCTTGGCCTGCTGGGTATCGCAGCGTTTGAAGGCCAGCGTTATCAAGAGGCAATCGACTACTGGAATCGCCTGTTGGCCCAGTTGCCCCCGGAAGACAACTCCCGCGCCGCCCTGCAAGGCGGTATCGACCGTGCCGCCGAGAAGCTCAAGGAAAGCGGCGGCACCGTCGCGCAGAAGGCCGTGATGAAAGTCCGCGTGGACCTGTCTGCCGCGGCGAAAGCCAAAGCCTTGCCCACCGACAGCGTATTCATCTTTGCCCGTGCGGTCTCCGGCCCGCCGGCGCCCTTGGCGGCCAAACGCGTCACCGTCGCCGAGCTGCCGATTACCGTCGAACTGGGCGATGCCGACGCGATGATGCCGCAGTTGAAACTGTCGAACTTCCCCGAAGTCCAACTGGTTGCGCGCATATCCCGGGCAGGTGTTCCAACCGCTGGCGAGTGGATCGGCCGCAGCCACCCCTTGGCCAGCACCACGACTGCCTTGCAACTGCTGACCATCGACAGTCCGGATAAGTAA
- the phnN gene encoding phosphonate metabolism protein/1,5-bisphosphokinase (PRPP-forming) PhnN, which yields MAGRLIYLIGPSGSGKDSLLDAARPSLAERGCRIVRRVITRSAESAGEAARGVSPEQFATMQTEGAFTLSWQANGLSYGIPKEIDDWLAAGDDVLVNGSRAHLAQTRARYPTSLVLLLTVDQAVLRERLIARGREALADIEERLARNALFTAELIAGHGAGLFVLDNSGPLEHTVERLLCCLDHGHSACA from the coding sequence ATGGCAGGCAGGTTGATCTATCTCATCGGGCCGTCCGGCTCGGGCAAGGACAGCCTGTTGGATGCCGCGCGCCCGAGTTTGGCCGAGCGCGGTTGCCGAATCGTGCGCCGCGTGATCACTCGTTCGGCGGAGTCGGCGGGCGAGGCCGCGCGAGGCGTGAGCCCGGAACAGTTCGCCACGATGCAGACCGAAGGCGCGTTTACCCTCAGTTGGCAGGCGAATGGCTTGTCCTATGGCATTCCCAAGGAGATCGACGACTGGCTGGCGGCAGGTGACGACGTGCTGGTCAACGGCTCCCGCGCGCACCTGGCACAGACCCGCGCACGTTATCCGACGTCGCTGGTGTTGCTGTTGACGGTGGATCAGGCGGTACTGCGCGAACGCTTGATCGCACGCGGGCGTGAGGCCCTGGCGGATATAGAGGAGCGGCTGGCACGCAATGCACTATTCACCGCCGAGTTGATCGCGGGGCATGGGGCGGGGTTGTTTGTGCTGGACAATTCCGGGCCGCTGGAACATACGGTCGAACGCCTGCTGTGCTGCCTCGACCACGGGCACTCGGCATGCGCTTGA
- the phnP gene encoding phosphonate metabolism protein PhnP: MRLTLLGTGDARQVPVYGCECPACTLARSDESLRRRPCSALIECGDQRWLIDSGLPDLTERFPPRSFNGILQTHYHADHAQGLLHLRWGQGLVIPVHGPADPEGLSDLYKHPGILDFSQPFTEFETRQFGELSVTALPLQHSKLTLGYLLEGEGRRIAYLTDTVGLPPATLAWLQREPLDVLVLDCSMPPQPQAPRNHNDLTLALQSIEETGAQLGVLTHVGHTLDAWLLEHRRELPRHVTVAWDDRVL; encoded by the coding sequence ATGCGCTTGACCCTGCTTGGCACCGGTGACGCGCGGCAGGTCCCGGTGTACGGCTGCGAATGCCCTGCGTGCACTTTGGCGCGCAGCGACGAAAGCCTGCGCCGCCGCCCGTGCAGTGCGCTGATCGAATGCGGCGACCAGCGCTGGTTGATCGACAGCGGCTTGCCCGATCTCACCGAGCGTTTCCCGCCGCGCAGCTTCAACGGCATTCTCCAGACCCACTATCACGCCGACCATGCCCAGGGTTTGCTGCACTTGCGCTGGGGGCAAGGGCTGGTGATTCCGGTGCACGGGCCGGCGGATCCCGAAGGTTTGTCCGACCTTTACAAGCATCCGGGCATCCTGGATTTCAGCCAGCCTTTTACCGAGTTTGAAACGCGGCAGTTTGGCGAGCTGAGTGTCACGGCGTTGCCGTTGCAGCATTCGAAGTTGACCCTGGGTTACCTGTTGGAAGGCGAGGGGCGGCGCATCGCCTACCTTACCGACACGGTCGGCCTGCCACCGGCGACCCTGGCCTGGCTGCAGCGCGAACCGCTGGACGTACTGGTGCTGGATTGCTCCATGCCGCCGCAGCCGCAAGCGCCGCGTAATCACAACGACCTGACGCTGGCGTTACAGAGCATTGAGGAGACTGGCGCGCAGCTTGGGGTGTTGACCCATGTAGGGCATACGCTGGATGCGTGGTTGCTGGAGCATCGGCGTGAACTGCCGCGTCATGTCACCGTCGCATGGGACGACCGAGTGCTCTAG
- a CDS encoding LysR family transcriptional regulator, protein MDRLTAMETFVHVIETGSFSAAAKRLGIGQPAVSKSIAQLEARLAVRLVMRSTRGLSPTEAGQAFFERAKRAIDEANEADDAARGAGAGLSGNLRISAAVTFARMHIIPHLGPFLAQYPGLNVDVVLDDRNLNLVEEGIDVALRMGNMNDSSLTARKIGESRCIILGTPTYFERFGEPATPMQLLQHEAIIYTRGEGSHWTFTQGDTEYSLVAHGRVRVTAAEGVRAAVLSHLGLTLSSTWMFAPELASGEVKPVLTDWKLPARDLWAVFPTGRMASAKARAFVEYVEQLLIR, encoded by the coding sequence ATGGACCGCCTCACTGCCATGGAAACCTTCGTCCACGTCATCGAAACCGGCTCGTTCTCGGCAGCCGCCAAGCGCTTGGGCATCGGCCAGCCCGCAGTCTCCAAGAGCATTGCGCAATTGGAGGCGCGCCTGGCGGTGAGGTTGGTGATGCGCTCAACGCGCGGGCTGAGCCCGACTGAAGCCGGCCAGGCCTTTTTCGAGAGGGCCAAGCGTGCCATCGACGAAGCCAATGAAGCGGACGATGCGGCCCGTGGCGCGGGCGCGGGTTTGTCCGGCAACTTGCGCATCAGTGCGGCGGTCACCTTCGCCCGCATGCATATCATTCCTCATCTGGGGCCGTTCCTTGCGCAATACCCCGGATTGAATGTGGACGTGGTGCTCGACGACCGCAACCTCAATCTGGTGGAAGAAGGCATCGACGTGGCCCTGCGCATGGGCAACATGAATGATTCGAGCCTTACAGCGCGCAAAATCGGCGAATCCCGCTGCATCATCCTGGGCACCCCCACCTATTTCGAACGCTTCGGCGAACCCGCCACCCCGATGCAATTGTTGCAACACGAGGCGATCATCTACACCCGCGGCGAAGGCTCGCACTGGACCTTCACCCAAGGCGATACCGAATACTCCCTCGTCGCCCACGGCCGCGTGCGTGTGACGGCGGCCGAGGGCGTCCGTGCAGCGGTGTTGAGTCATCTGGGGCTGACACTCTCGTCCACTTGGATGTTTGCGCCGGAACTGGCCAGCGGCGAAGTGAAGCCGGTGCTCACGGACTGGAAGTTGCCGGCGCGGGACTTATGGGCAGTGTTCCCCACCGGCAGGATGGCGAGCGCCAAGGCGCGGGCGTTTGTGGAGTATGTGGAACAGTTGTTGATCCGCTAG
- a CDS encoding type II toxin-antitoxin system HicA family toxin: MQSRLLIKELQEAGWVLDRVTGSHHIFTHRYNPYTIPVPHPKKDLPLGTVRSIRKRAGLFQF, from the coding sequence GTGCAAAGCAGGCTATTGATCAAGGAACTGCAAGAGGCAGGTTGGGTGCTGGATCGGGTCACGGGCAGTCATCATATTTTTACCCATCGCTATAACCCGTACACCATTCCAGTGCCTCATCCCAAAAAGGACCTGCCCCTGGGCACCGTCAGAAGCATCAGGAAACGCGCCGGCTTGTTTCAGTTTTAA
- a CDS encoding type II toxin-antitoxin system HicB family antitoxin has protein sequence MQYPICIEWGDDFTATGIQIPDIPGAVTAGDSFEEAYNAAVEVAHILLQEIAAEGGPIPMPTSVTNHHAHEDYAGMGWGMLELDISPYLGKTEKVNVTLPGYVIQRIDRYVREHKVKSRSSFLADAALEKLVRS, from the coding sequence ATGCAATACCCAATCTGTATCGAATGGGGCGATGACTTCACCGCCACCGGTATTCAGATCCCCGATATCCCAGGCGCAGTCACCGCTGGGGACAGTTTTGAAGAGGCCTACAACGCCGCGGTGGAAGTGGCGCATATCCTGCTGCAAGAGATCGCTGCTGAGGGTGGGCCGATTCCCATGCCAACGTCGGTGACCAACCATCACGCGCACGAAGACTACGCCGGTATGGGCTGGGGGATGTTGGAGCTGGACATCTCGCCCTATCTTGGCAAGACCGAGAAAGTCAATGTGACGTTACCCGGTTATGTCATCCAGCGCATCGACCGTTATGTACGTGAGCACAAGGTCAAGAGCCGCTCCTCCTTTTTGGCGGATGCCGCGCTGGAGAAGCTGGTAAGGTCCTGA
- a CDS encoding M10 family metallopeptidase C-terminal domain-containing protein, giving the protein MNNHKLLGRSPLNNLPVSDPGPFGVGAGNKPSYTTEQAARQLTRENLRFHDRNGDSKVDVNYTVDSSFTHQQKRRVRQAVQSWQDVVNVNFREQTGRADGTLNIRNNPNGDRGVATFPGRFTTQTSATIGTRGESGSPALGSHFSLTAIHEVGHAIGLHHPGNYNGGGFNYQNGAIYAEDTKARTVMSYWSEKNQKGHDFKGQNPSAPMMDDIAAAQRLYGANHQTRSTDTIYGFNSNTEREAMSLKSAADKPVFCVWDGGGVDTMDFSGFSQDQNINLNAESFSDVGGMKGNVSIAKGCTIENAIGGSGRDNISGNEAANRIKGGTRGDTLRGGGGTDTFVYDKASDSTPSDPDLIEDFTSGTDKIDVTGALKGAGVRTLVFTDRFTGRAGEAVLKHDANTGRSSLAIDLKGTGSVDLLVKSKGEIKPADVQWGGQAQKVQPAPVPVPTPAPAPSPDNTQEHTAGLIQRMVTILLGFFSQLLNLLTASSNQISAEKTGLKPNALN; this is encoded by the coding sequence ATGAATAATCATAAGCTGCTGGGTAGAAGTCCTCTGAATAATTTGCCGGTATCGGACCCCGGTCCGTTTGGTGTGGGGGCTGGTAATAAGCCGTCTTACACAACGGAACAGGCCGCTAGACAACTCACGCGGGAAAATCTGCGTTTTCATGACCGTAATGGTGATTCGAAAGTCGATGTGAATTACACGGTGGATAGCAGCTTCACCCACCAGCAGAAGCGGCGTGTTCGCCAGGCCGTGCAGTCCTGGCAGGATGTGGTCAATGTCAACTTTCGCGAGCAGACGGGCAGGGCGGACGGCACGCTCAACATTCGCAACAACCCAAATGGTGATCGTGGGGTTGCCACCTTTCCTGGCCGGTTCACTACCCAGACTTCGGCCACGATTGGCACGCGGGGAGAAAGTGGGTCGCCGGCATTGGGCAGTCACTTTTCGTTGACGGCCATCCATGAGGTCGGCCACGCCATTGGCCTGCATCATCCGGGGAACTACAACGGGGGCGGTTTCAATTACCAGAACGGCGCGATCTACGCGGAGGATACCAAGGCGCGTACGGTGATGAGTTATTGGTCGGAGAAAAACCAGAAGGGGCACGACTTCAAGGGGCAGAATCCGTCTGCGCCGATGATGGATGATATCGCTGCGGCGCAACGCCTGTACGGGGCCAATCACCAAACCCGTAGCACCGACACCATCTATGGCTTCAACTCCAACACCGAGCGGGAGGCGATGAGCCTAAAAAGCGCTGCGGACAAACCAGTCTTCTGTGTCTGGGACGGTGGTGGCGTCGACACCATGGATTTCTCCGGGTTTTCCCAGGACCAGAACATCAACCTGAACGCCGAATCGTTTTCTGATGTGGGCGGGATGAAGGGCAATGTGTCCATCGCCAAGGGCTGCACGATTGAAAACGCGATTGGCGGCTCTGGGCGAGACAACATATCGGGGAATGAGGCGGCAAACCGGATCAAGGGCGGTACACGGGGCGATACCCTGAGAGGCGGTGGCGGCACGGATACCTTTGTCTACGACAAGGCCAGCGATTCCACCCCGTCCGATCCCGACCTGATTGAGGATTTCACCAGCGGTACCGATAAGATAGATGTGACGGGTGCCTTGAAGGGCGCTGGTGTGCGCACCCTGGTATTTACTGATCGGTTTACCGGGCGAGCCGGAGAAGCAGTGCTCAAGCATGATGCCAACACGGGCCGTTCAAGCCTGGCCATCGACCTCAAGGGAACAGGCAGCGTGGATCTGCTGGTCAAGAGCAAAGGAGAGATCAAGCCTGCCGACGTGCAGTGGGGTGGCCAGGCGCAGAAGGTCCAGCCCGCGCCTGTTCCCGTCCCAACCCCTGCGCCCGCCCCGTCGCCGGATAACACACAGGAACATACCGCCGGCTTGATCCAACGAATGGTCACCATCCTGTTGGGGTTTTTCTCACAGTTGCTGAACCTGCTGACAGCGTCGTCCAACCAGATATCCGCGGAAAAAACCGGCCTTAAGCCTAATGCCCTTAACTGA